In Streptomyces sp. 840.1, one DNA window encodes the following:
- a CDS encoding nucleoside deaminase has product MTSTTATPRTAATEADTAHLHTAVAVARRSRAAGNHPFGALLAGPDGTVLIEAENTVTTGRDATGHAETNLVRLSTAKYDTEFLRTCTLYTSTEPCAMCSGAIYWSGIGRVAYALGEDELLDMTGANEENPTMALPCRVVFAAGQRDLPVVGPVDLPEAREVHQGFWN; this is encoded by the coding sequence ATGACCAGCACCACCGCCACCCCCCGGACCGCCGCCACCGAGGCCGACACCGCCCATCTGCACACCGCCGTCGCCGTCGCCCGCCGCTCCCGCGCCGCCGGCAACCACCCCTTCGGCGCGCTGCTCGCCGGCCCGGACGGCACGGTCCTGATCGAGGCCGAGAACACCGTCACCACGGGCCGGGACGCCACCGGCCACGCCGAGACCAACCTCGTCCGGCTCTCGACGGCGAAGTACGACACCGAGTTCCTGCGCACCTGCACCCTCTACACCAGCACCGAGCCGTGCGCGATGTGCTCCGGCGCCATCTACTGGTCCGGCATCGGCCGGGTCGCCTACGCCCTGGGCGAGGACGAGTTGCTCGACATGACGGGCGCCAACGAGGAGAACCCGACCATGGCGCTGCCCTGCCGCGTCGTCTTCGCGGCCGGCCAGCGCGACCTCCCCGTCGTCGGCCCGGTGGACCTCCCGGAGGCCCGCGAGGTCCACCAGGGCTTCTGGAACTGA
- a CDS encoding TetR family transcriptional regulator, protein MAWDTARTKRLLLEAAVEEFAEHGPTGARVDRVAAAAKVNKERIYQYFGGKEKLFTAVLASELAKAAEAVPLPAPGEGDLGDFAGRLYDYHGAHPHLLRLLSWEGLRDGRAPVAAEEERTAHYADKAAQIAALQLDSTVTADFEPGRLFGAAFALATWWLTMPQLARMSLSGADGSPEATRDALVRMVRALTEPGSPAR, encoded by the coding sequence ATGGCCTGGGACACCGCACGCACCAAACGCCTTCTGCTCGAAGCCGCCGTCGAGGAGTTCGCCGAGCACGGCCCGACCGGCGCGCGCGTCGACCGCGTCGCCGCGGCGGCGAAGGTCAACAAGGAGCGCATCTACCAGTACTTCGGCGGCAAGGAGAAGCTGTTCACCGCCGTACTGGCATCCGAACTGGCCAAGGCCGCCGAGGCCGTGCCCCTGCCCGCCCCGGGGGAGGGCGACCTCGGCGACTTCGCCGGACGGCTGTACGACTACCACGGCGCCCACCCGCACCTGCTCCGACTCCTGTCGTGGGAAGGGCTGCGCGACGGACGGGCACCGGTGGCCGCCGAGGAGGAGCGCACAGCCCACTACGCCGACAAGGCCGCGCAGATCGCCGCCCTCCAGCTCGACTCCACCGTCACCGCGGACTTCGAACCGGGCCGGCTGTTCGGGGCCGCCTTCGCCCTCGCGACCTGGTGGCTCACCATGCCCCAGCTCGCCCGCATGTCCCTGAGCGGCGCCGACGGATCCCCCGAGGCGACGC
- a CDS encoding carboxymuconolactone decarboxylase family protein, producing the protein MSHAHPTAPSRLSEGLDVLKVIGGSAPTPLEAVSDIAPDLARYAVEFAYGDLYTRPGLTLPQRQLATVAALAALGNAEPQLRFHIAGALNVGCTRREVVEVLMHTLVYAGFPAALNGITAARAVFAEHPAAPGPPEASDAPAASGPATAGASERFARGLRALSEVDGHSGQQVVDSLNDIAPELGRYLIEFVFGDVYQSTGIDLKTREMASVAMCTALGTAGPQLRVHIHGFLNTGGTREEAVEVITHLAAYAGFPAALNGSTAAREVFAARDAA; encoded by the coding sequence ATGTCCCACGCGCATCCCACCGCACCGTCCCGGCTGTCCGAGGGTCTGGACGTACTGAAGGTGATCGGCGGCTCCGCACCCACCCCACTGGAGGCGGTGTCCGACATCGCTCCGGACCTCGCCCGCTACGCCGTCGAGTTCGCGTACGGCGATCTGTACACCCGGCCCGGACTGACCCTGCCCCAGCGCCAGTTGGCGACCGTCGCGGCGCTGGCCGCCCTCGGGAACGCCGAACCGCAGCTGCGCTTCCACATCGCGGGCGCGCTCAATGTCGGCTGCACCCGGCGCGAGGTCGTCGAGGTGCTCATGCACACCCTCGTCTACGCCGGATTCCCCGCAGCCCTCAACGGGATCACCGCCGCACGCGCGGTGTTCGCCGAGCACCCGGCCGCGCCCGGCCCCCCTGAAGCCTCTGACGCTCCTGCCGCCTCCGGCCCGGCCACCGCAGGCGCGTCCGAGCGCTTCGCCCGGGGGCTGCGCGCCCTGTCGGAGGTCGACGGGCACTCGGGGCAGCAGGTGGTGGACTCGCTCAACGACATCGCCCCCGAACTGGGCCGCTACCTCATCGAGTTCGTCTTCGGTGACGTCTACCAGAGCACCGGGATCGACCTGAAGACCCGCGAGATGGCCTCGGTCGCGATGTGCACCGCCCTGGGCACCGCGGGACCCCAGCTGCGCGTACACATCCACGGCTTCCTCAACACCGGCGGCACCCGGGAGGAGGCGGTCGAGGTGATCACCCACCTGGCCGCCTATGCCGGTTTCCCCGCCGCCCTGAACGGCAGCACCGCCGCACGCGAGGTCTTCGCGGCACGGGACGCGGCATAA
- a CDS encoding glycosyl hydrolase family 28-related protein, whose product MTVAAIGLGVLTGTPAPAAQRSPAAGPATAASAAAPAVTRAALDPALVAGRGADVPFVEQEAENAATDGTVIGPGRAAYTLPAEASGRKAVSLEPGRHVEFRLPRAANAITVRYSIPDAPNGGGITAPLDVAVNGKKRSTMTLTSQYSWLYNQYPFSNDPGAGLLHPDWWITECSCVPSETTPAPVIAKPYRPSHFYDEQRLLLGRTYRAGDTVRLTVPAGSRAAATTVDLMDSELVGLPRIEPLAANVLAFGADPTGRRDSATAIDKAIAFARRTHLKVYIPPGTYQVNRHIVVDDVTIVGAGNWYTRIKGHEVALDTPAADGSVHTGVGFYGKDTADGGSRNVHLSGFAIEGDVRERIDTDQVNGIGGAFSDSTIEGLHISHTKVGMWFDGPMKNLRITGNIIVDQIADAINFHTGVTDSRVAHTFVRNSGDDGLAMWSEKTANARNTFDHNTVQTPVLANGIAIYGGTDNTVSNNLVADPIREGSALHVGSRFGAEPFAGKLDLTANTTVRAGTYELNWNIGLGALWIFALDKSIDADIRVTGNNFLDSTYNAIMLVSDWAVKDKYVIKGVHFKDIKVDGTGTSVLSARAAGGATFENVDARNVGAVGVNNCGSFNFPSTGSEFALTDLGGNDGGWLAPWLLPNTITCNDRPDVVPPPAPGAW is encoded by the coding sequence ATGACCGTCGCCGCCATAGGCCTGGGCGTGCTGACGGGCACGCCCGCACCGGCCGCCCAGCGCAGCCCCGCAGCCGGTCCCGCCACCGCCGCCTCCGCCGCGGCTCCCGCCGTCACCCGCGCCGCCCTCGACCCGGCGCTCGTGGCGGGCCGGGGCGCGGACGTGCCGTTCGTCGAGCAGGAGGCCGAGAACGCCGCGACCGACGGCACGGTCATCGGCCCAGGCCGGGCCGCGTACACGCTCCCCGCCGAGGCGTCCGGCCGCAAGGCGGTCAGCCTGGAGCCGGGCCGGCACGTCGAGTTCCGGCTGCCGCGCGCCGCCAACGCGATCACCGTGCGCTACAGCATCCCGGACGCTCCGAACGGCGGCGGGATCACCGCACCGCTGGACGTCGCGGTGAACGGCAAGAAGCGCTCCACCATGACGCTGACCTCGCAGTACTCCTGGCTGTACAACCAGTACCCGTTCTCCAACGACCCGGGCGCCGGGCTGCTCCACCCCGACTGGTGGATCACCGAGTGCTCCTGCGTACCCAGCGAGACCACCCCGGCCCCGGTCATCGCCAAGCCGTACCGGCCCAGCCACTTCTACGACGAGCAGCGCCTCCTGCTCGGCCGCACCTACCGCGCGGGCGACACCGTACGGCTCACGGTCCCGGCCGGCAGCCGGGCCGCCGCGACGACCGTCGACCTGATGGACTCGGAGCTGGTCGGCCTCCCGCGCATCGAACCGCTCGCCGCCAACGTCCTCGCCTTCGGAGCCGATCCCACCGGCCGCCGCGATTCGGCGACCGCGATCGACAAGGCCATCGCCTTCGCCAGGCGCACCCACCTCAAGGTGTACATCCCGCCGGGCACGTACCAGGTCAACCGGCACATCGTGGTCGACGACGTCACGATCGTCGGCGCGGGCAACTGGTACACCAGGATCAAGGGCCACGAGGTCGCACTCGACACCCCGGCCGCCGACGGCTCGGTCCACACCGGCGTCGGCTTCTACGGCAAGGACACGGCGGACGGCGGCAGCCGCAACGTCCACCTGTCCGGCTTCGCCATCGAGGGCGACGTGCGCGAGCGCATAGACACCGACCAGGTCAACGGCATCGGCGGCGCGTTCAGCGACTCGACCATCGAGGGCCTGCACATCAGCCACACCAAGGTCGGCATGTGGTTCGACGGTCCGATGAAGAACCTGCGGATCACCGGCAACATCATCGTCGACCAGATCGCGGACGCCATCAACTTCCATACGGGCGTGACGGATTCACGCGTCGCCCACACCTTCGTACGCAACTCCGGCGACGACGGACTCGCCATGTGGTCCGAGAAGACGGCCAACGCCCGCAACACCTTCGACCACAACACCGTCCAGACCCCGGTCCTGGCCAACGGCATCGCGATCTACGGCGGCACCGACAACACCGTCTCCAACAACCTGGTGGCCGACCCGATCCGCGAGGGCAGCGCGCTGCACGTCGGCTCCCGCTTCGGCGCCGAGCCGTTCGCCGGGAAGCTGGACCTCACGGCCAACACGACCGTCCGCGCCGGTACGTACGAGCTCAACTGGAACATCGGCCTCGGCGCCCTCTGGATCTTCGCCCTCGACAAGAGCATCGACGCGGACATCCGGGTCACCGGCAACAACTTCCTCGACAGCACCTACAACGCGATCATGCTCGTCTCCGACTGGGCCGTGAAGGACAAGTACGTCATCAAGGGCGTCCACTTCAAGGACATCAAGGTGGACGGCACCGGCACCTCGGTGCTGAGCGCCCGCGCGGCGGGCGGCGCCACGTTCGAGAACGTGGACGCGCGCAACGTGGGCGCGGTCGGCGTCAACAACTGCGGCTCGTTCAACTTCCCTTCCACGGGATCGGAGTTCGCCCTGACGGACCTGGGCGGCAACGACGGCGGCTGGCTGGCCCCCTGGCTGCTCCCCAACACCATCACCTGCAACGACCGGCCGGACGTCGTCCCGCCGCCGGCGCCGGGCGCGTGGTGA